One Siniperca chuatsi isolate FFG_IHB_CAS linkage group LG5, ASM2008510v1, whole genome shotgun sequence DNA window includes the following coding sequences:
- the rilpl2 gene encoding RILP-like protein 2: MEFGEESSPALAFEKDAFELTVEDVYDISYVIGRDLLKISSKGEEVSDLQFRIVRVLEMFETLVNKYNLSLEELKMERDNLKSELDRIIKESSSGQGTQTAGPNQLVVDLTDPNRPRFTMQELKEVLQERNQLKAQLMVAQEELQLYKSGILPQAEPALVEVDLETPAATERSPATINDTKEERTTIGKLFSFRRK, translated from the exons ATGGAGTTTGGTGAAGAGTCGTCGCCCGCTCTGGCTTTCGAGAAGGACGCGTTCGAGCTTACGGTTGAAGATGTCTATGACATTTCGTATGTAATCGGACgagatttgttgaaaataagcAGCAAGGGGGAAGAAGTGTCGGATTTACAGTTCAGAATAGTACGTGTTCTGGAAATGTTCGAGACTTTGGTCAACAAGTACAACTTGTCTCTGGAGGAGCTGAAAATGGAGCGGGACAACTTGAAGAGTGAACTGGACAGGATCATCAAGGAGAGCTCCTCCGGGCAGGGCACG CAAACGGCGGGACCAAACCAGCTGGTGGTGGACCTGACAGACCCCAATAGACCGCGCTTCACCATGCAGGAGCTGAAGGAGGTCCTGCAGGAGAGGAACCAGCTGAAGGCTCAGCTCATGGTGGCTCAGGAGGAGCTTCAGCTGTACAAGAG TGGGATTCTGCCACAGGCTGAACCAGCCCTGGTGGAAGTGGACCTGGAAAcaccagcagctacagagcgcAGTCCAGCCACGATAAATGATacaaaagaggagaggacaaCCATAGGCAAACT GTTTTCATTCAGGCGAAAATAA
- the LOC122875972 gene encoding RILP-like protein 1 isoform X4 yields METCVMSALDRPAAELTVMDVYDIAAVLGQEFERIIDRFGCESLVGVVPKVLRVLELLEALVSRGAARQEAEELRRELDRLRQERSDRYKQERKHQKELELVEDVLRGEVQDLLSQIAQLQAENKRLLVSLSLQESPVTEEDLQKQEGMSEKERQVMKKLKDLVDKQRDEIRAKDHELTLKNEDVEALQMQQHRLIRINQDLRHRIGVMEAQGKALIQQRAELEAAAQAQQQELGALQLEVTRLRKELRGWELEREVTNIEETFLTRSGVSSTTSPQMKSSAAVPSNSIKSDSVWAECGGDPDFLANCYESDKSPSLLPRSSNRENNEEEGDEDEDTALFLKVSTNTEAEEETDSLEEESDKPRFTLQELRDVLQERNELKAQVFVLQEELAYYKSEEFEDDASSIFCTPSPPPCSSSTDKPESGIRRLLFTAIMPMVAAGLIADDPTLLPIRRLVSSV; encoded by the exons ATGGAAACCTGCGTTATGTCAGCGCTGGACAGACCCGCGGCGGAGCTGACCGTTATGGATGTGTACGACATAGCGGCGGTGCTCGGACAGGAGTTTGAGCGGATCATCGATAGGTTTGGGTGCGAGTCTCTGGTCGGGGTGGTGCCCAAAGTGTTGCGGGtcctggagctgctggaggcgCTGGTGAGCCGGGGAGCCGCCAGACAGGAGGCCGAGGAGCTGCGGAGGGAGCTGGATAGGCTGCGTCAGGAGCGGAGCGACAGATACAAGCAGGAGAGGAAGCACCagaag GAATTGGAGCTGGTGGAGGATGTGTTGAGAGGAGAAGTCCAGGACCTGCTCTCTCAAATCGCTCAGCTTCAGGCAGAGAACAAAAGGCTGTTAGTGAGCCTGTCTCTCCAAGAGTCCCCGGTCACAGAGGAAGACCTGCAGAAACAGGAGG GAATGTCAGAGAAGGAGAGGCAGGTGATGAAGAAGTTGAAAGACTTGGTGGATAAGCAGAGGGATGAAATCCGGGCTAAAGACCACGAGCTGACACTGAAAAACGAGGATGTTGAGGCG CTCCAGATGCAGCAGCATCGGCTCATAAGAATCAACCAGGACCTTCGTCACAGGATAGGAGTGATGGAGGCTCAGGGCAAGGCACTGATCCAGCAGAGGGCTGAGCTGGAAGCTGCAGCCCAGGCACAGCAGCAGGAGTTGGGGGCTCTGCAGCTGGAGGTCACGAGGCTGAGAAAGGAGCTCCGGGGGTGGGAACTGGAGAGAGAGGTCACTAACATAGAAGAAACCTTTCTTACCAGATCTGGGGTGTCATCAACTACATCACCACAGATGAAg TCTTCAGCAGCAGTACCATCTAACTCCATCAAATCAGATTCAGTGTGGGCGGAGTGTGGAGGGGACCCTGACTTCCTGGCGAACTGCTATGAGAGTGACAAGAGTCCTTCCCTTCTCCCGAGGTCTtccaacagagaaaataatgagGAAGAGGGTGACGAAGATGAGGACACAGCATTGTTTCTG AAGGTGTCAACCAatacagaggcagaggaggagacagacagcCTGGAGGAGGAGTCAGACAAACCTCGCTTCACCCTGCAGGAGCTGCGGGACGTCCTGCAGGAGAGGAATGAACTCAAGGCCCAAGTGTTCGTGCTACAGGAAGAGCTGGCATATTACAAAAG TGAGGAGTTTGAGGATGACGCCAGCTCCATTTTTTGTACTCCATCTCCTCCGCCATGCTCCAGTTCCACCGATAAGCCTGAATCAGGAATTAGACGCTT GCTCTTCACTGCCATAATGCCGATGGTGGCAGCCGGTTTGATTGCAGACGATCCCACGTTGTTGCCAATCAGAAGACTTGTTTCCTCTGTATGA
- the LOC122875972 gene encoding RILP-like protein 1 isoform X3 encodes METCVMSALDRPAAELTVMDVYDIAAVLGQEFERIIDRFGCESLVGVVPKVLRVLELLEALVSRGAARQEAEELRRELDRLRQERSDRYKQERKHQKELELVEDVLRGEVQDLLSQIAQLQAENKRLLVSLSLQESPVTEEDLQKQEGMSEKERQVMKKLKDLVDKQRDEIRAKDHELTLKNEDVEALQMQQHRLIRINQDLRHRIGVMEAQGKALIQQRAELEAAAQAQQQELGALQLEVTRLRKELRGWELEREVTNIEETFLTRSGVSSTTSPQMKSSAAVPSNSIKSDSVWAECGGDPDFLANCYESDKSPSLLPRSSNRENNEEEGDEDEDTALFLVSTNTEAEEETDSLEEESDKPRFTLQELRDVLQERNELKAQVFVLQEELAYYKSEEFEDDASSIFCTPSPPPCSSSTDKPESGIRRLLFTAIMPMVAAGLIADDPTLLPIRRLVSSV; translated from the exons ATGGAAACCTGCGTTATGTCAGCGCTGGACAGACCCGCGGCGGAGCTGACCGTTATGGATGTGTACGACATAGCGGCGGTGCTCGGACAGGAGTTTGAGCGGATCATCGATAGGTTTGGGTGCGAGTCTCTGGTCGGGGTGGTGCCCAAAGTGTTGCGGGtcctggagctgctggaggcgCTGGTGAGCCGGGGAGCCGCCAGACAGGAGGCCGAGGAGCTGCGGAGGGAGCTGGATAGGCTGCGTCAGGAGCGGAGCGACAGATACAAGCAGGAGAGGAAGCACCagaag GAATTGGAGCTGGTGGAGGATGTGTTGAGAGGAGAAGTCCAGGACCTGCTCTCTCAAATCGCTCAGCTTCAGGCAGAGAACAAAAGGCTGTTAGTGAGCCTGTCTCTCCAAGAGTCCCCGGTCACAGAGGAAGACCTGCAGAAACAGGAGG GAATGTCAGAGAAGGAGAGGCAGGTGATGAAGAAGTTGAAAGACTTGGTGGATAAGCAGAGGGATGAAATCCGGGCTAAAGACCACGAGCTGACACTGAAAAACGAGGATGTTGAGGCG CTCCAGATGCAGCAGCATCGGCTCATAAGAATCAACCAGGACCTTCGTCACAGGATAGGAGTGATGGAGGCTCAGGGCAAGGCACTGATCCAGCAGAGGGCTGAGCTGGAAGCTGCAGCCCAGGCACAGCAGCAGGAGTTGGGGGCTCTGCAGCTGGAGGTCACGAGGCTGAGAAAGGAGCTCCGGGGGTGGGAACTGGAGAGAGAGGTCACTAACATAGAAGAAACCTTTCTTACCAGATCTGGGGTGTCATCAACTACATCACCACAGATGAAg TCTTCAGCAGCAGTACCATCTAACTCCATCAAATCAGATTCAGTGTGGGCGGAGTGTGGAGGGGACCCTGACTTCCTGGCGAACTGCTATGAGAGTGACAAGAGTCCTTCCCTTCTCCCGAGGTCTtccaacagagaaaataatgagGAAGAGGGTGACGAAGATGAGGACACAGCATTGTTTCTG GTGTCAACCAatacagaggcagaggaggagacagacagcCTGGAGGAGGAGTCAGACAAACCTCGCTTCACCCTGCAGGAGCTGCGGGACGTCCTGCAGGAGAGGAATGAACTCAAGGCCCAAGTGTTCGTGCTACAGGAAGAGCTGGCATATTACAAAAG TGAGGAGTTTGAGGATGACGCCAGCTCCATTTTTTGTACTCCATCTCCTCCGCCATGCTCCAGTTCCACCGATAAGCCTGAATCAGGAATTAGACGCTT GCTCTTCACTGCCATAATGCCGATGGTGGCAGCCGGTTTGATTGCAGACGATCCCACGTTGTTGCCAATCAGAAGACTTGTTTCCTCTGTATGA
- the LOC122875972 gene encoding RILP-like protein 1 isoform X2, protein METCVMSALDRPAAELTVMDVYDIAAVLGQEFERIIDRFGCESLVGVVPKVLRVLELLEALVSRGAARQEAEELRRELDRLRQERSDRYKQERKHQKELELVEDVLRGEVQDLLSQIAQLQAENKRLLVSLSLQESPVTEEDLQKQEGMSEKERQVMKKLKDLVDKQRDEIRAKDHELTLKNEDVEALQMQQHRLIRINQDLRHRIGVMEAQGKALIQQRAELEAAAQAQQQELGALQLEVTRLRKELRGWELEREVTNIEETFLTRSGVSSTTSPQMKCLSGCFVSPIQSSAAVPSNSIKSDSVWAECGGDPDFLANCYESDKSPSLLPRSSNRENNEEEGDEDEDTALFLVSTNTEAEEETDSLEEESDKPRFTLQELRDVLQERNELKAQVFVLQEELAYYKSEEFEDDASSIFCTPSPPPCSSSTDKPESGIRRLLFTAIMPMVAAGLIADDPTLLPIRRLVSSV, encoded by the exons ATGGAAACCTGCGTTATGTCAGCGCTGGACAGACCCGCGGCGGAGCTGACCGTTATGGATGTGTACGACATAGCGGCGGTGCTCGGACAGGAGTTTGAGCGGATCATCGATAGGTTTGGGTGCGAGTCTCTGGTCGGGGTGGTGCCCAAAGTGTTGCGGGtcctggagctgctggaggcgCTGGTGAGCCGGGGAGCCGCCAGACAGGAGGCCGAGGAGCTGCGGAGGGAGCTGGATAGGCTGCGTCAGGAGCGGAGCGACAGATACAAGCAGGAGAGGAAGCACCagaag GAATTGGAGCTGGTGGAGGATGTGTTGAGAGGAGAAGTCCAGGACCTGCTCTCTCAAATCGCTCAGCTTCAGGCAGAGAACAAAAGGCTGTTAGTGAGCCTGTCTCTCCAAGAGTCCCCGGTCACAGAGGAAGACCTGCAGAAACAGGAGG GAATGTCAGAGAAGGAGAGGCAGGTGATGAAGAAGTTGAAAGACTTGGTGGATAAGCAGAGGGATGAAATCCGGGCTAAAGACCACGAGCTGACACTGAAAAACGAGGATGTTGAGGCG CTCCAGATGCAGCAGCATCGGCTCATAAGAATCAACCAGGACCTTCGTCACAGGATAGGAGTGATGGAGGCTCAGGGCAAGGCACTGATCCAGCAGAGGGCTGAGCTGGAAGCTGCAGCCCAGGCACAGCAGCAGGAGTTGGGGGCTCTGCAGCTGGAGGTCACGAGGCTGAGAAAGGAGCTCCGGGGGTGGGAACTGGAGAGAGAGGTCACTAACATAGAAGAAACCTTTCTTACCAGATCTGGGGTGTCATCAACTACATCACCACAGATGAAg TGCCTAAGTGGATGTTTTGTGTCACCAATCCAGTCTTCAGCAGCAGTACCATCTAACTCCATCAAATCAGATTCAGTGTGGGCGGAGTGTGGAGGGGACCCTGACTTCCTGGCGAACTGCTATGAGAGTGACAAGAGTCCTTCCCTTCTCCCGAGGTCTtccaacagagaaaataatgagGAAGAGGGTGACGAAGATGAGGACACAGCATTGTTTCTG GTGTCAACCAatacagaggcagaggaggagacagacagcCTGGAGGAGGAGTCAGACAAACCTCGCTTCACCCTGCAGGAGCTGCGGGACGTCCTGCAGGAGAGGAATGAACTCAAGGCCCAAGTGTTCGTGCTACAGGAAGAGCTGGCATATTACAAAAG TGAGGAGTTTGAGGATGACGCCAGCTCCATTTTTTGTACTCCATCTCCTCCGCCATGCTCCAGTTCCACCGATAAGCCTGAATCAGGAATTAGACGCTT GCTCTTCACTGCCATAATGCCGATGGTGGCAGCCGGTTTGATTGCAGACGATCCCACGTTGTTGCCAATCAGAAGACTTGTTTCCTCTGTATGA
- the LOC122875972 gene encoding RILP-like protein 1 isoform X1 has product METCVMSALDRPAAELTVMDVYDIAAVLGQEFERIIDRFGCESLVGVVPKVLRVLELLEALVSRGAARQEAEELRRELDRLRQERSDRYKQERKHQKELELVEDVLRGEVQDLLSQIAQLQAENKRLLVSLSLQESPVTEEDLQKQEGMSEKERQVMKKLKDLVDKQRDEIRAKDHELTLKNEDVEALQMQQHRLIRINQDLRHRIGVMEAQGKALIQQRAELEAAAQAQQQELGALQLEVTRLRKELRGWELEREVTNIEETFLTRSGVSSTTSPQMKCLSGCFVSPIQSSAAVPSNSIKSDSVWAECGGDPDFLANCYESDKSPSLLPRSSNRENNEEEGDEDEDTALFLKVSTNTEAEEETDSLEEESDKPRFTLQELRDVLQERNELKAQVFVLQEELAYYKSEEFEDDASSIFCTPSPPPCSSSTDKPESGIRRLLFTAIMPMVAAGLIADDPTLLPIRRLVSSV; this is encoded by the exons ATGGAAACCTGCGTTATGTCAGCGCTGGACAGACCCGCGGCGGAGCTGACCGTTATGGATGTGTACGACATAGCGGCGGTGCTCGGACAGGAGTTTGAGCGGATCATCGATAGGTTTGGGTGCGAGTCTCTGGTCGGGGTGGTGCCCAAAGTGTTGCGGGtcctggagctgctggaggcgCTGGTGAGCCGGGGAGCCGCCAGACAGGAGGCCGAGGAGCTGCGGAGGGAGCTGGATAGGCTGCGTCAGGAGCGGAGCGACAGATACAAGCAGGAGAGGAAGCACCagaag GAATTGGAGCTGGTGGAGGATGTGTTGAGAGGAGAAGTCCAGGACCTGCTCTCTCAAATCGCTCAGCTTCAGGCAGAGAACAAAAGGCTGTTAGTGAGCCTGTCTCTCCAAGAGTCCCCGGTCACAGAGGAAGACCTGCAGAAACAGGAGG GAATGTCAGAGAAGGAGAGGCAGGTGATGAAGAAGTTGAAAGACTTGGTGGATAAGCAGAGGGATGAAATCCGGGCTAAAGACCACGAGCTGACACTGAAAAACGAGGATGTTGAGGCG CTCCAGATGCAGCAGCATCGGCTCATAAGAATCAACCAGGACCTTCGTCACAGGATAGGAGTGATGGAGGCTCAGGGCAAGGCACTGATCCAGCAGAGGGCTGAGCTGGAAGCTGCAGCCCAGGCACAGCAGCAGGAGTTGGGGGCTCTGCAGCTGGAGGTCACGAGGCTGAGAAAGGAGCTCCGGGGGTGGGAACTGGAGAGAGAGGTCACTAACATAGAAGAAACCTTTCTTACCAGATCTGGGGTGTCATCAACTACATCACCACAGATGAAg TGCCTAAGTGGATGTTTTGTGTCACCAATCCAGTCTTCAGCAGCAGTACCATCTAACTCCATCAAATCAGATTCAGTGTGGGCGGAGTGTGGAGGGGACCCTGACTTCCTGGCGAACTGCTATGAGAGTGACAAGAGTCCTTCCCTTCTCCCGAGGTCTtccaacagagaaaataatgagGAAGAGGGTGACGAAGATGAGGACACAGCATTGTTTCTG AAGGTGTCAACCAatacagaggcagaggaggagacagacagcCTGGAGGAGGAGTCAGACAAACCTCGCTTCACCCTGCAGGAGCTGCGGGACGTCCTGCAGGAGAGGAATGAACTCAAGGCCCAAGTGTTCGTGCTACAGGAAGAGCTGGCATATTACAAAAG TGAGGAGTTTGAGGATGACGCCAGCTCCATTTTTTGTACTCCATCTCCTCCGCCATGCTCCAGTTCCACCGATAAGCCTGAATCAGGAATTAGACGCTT GCTCTTCACTGCCATAATGCCGATGGTGGCAGCCGGTTTGATTGCAGACGATCCCACGTTGTTGCCAATCAGAAGACTTGTTTCCTCTGTATGA
- the LOC122875972 gene encoding RILP-like protein 1 isoform X6 has product METCVMSALDRPAAELTVMDVYDIAAVLGQEFERIIDRFGCESLVGVVPKVLRVLELLEALVSRGAARQEAEELRRELDRLRQERSDRYKQERKHQKELELVEDVLRGEVQDLLSQIAQLQAENKRLLVSLSLQESPVTEEDLQKQEGMSEKERQVMKKLKDLVDKQRDEIRAKDHELTLKNEDVEALQMQQHRLIRINQDLRHRIGVMEAQGKALIQQRAELEAAAQAQQQELGALQLEVTRLRKELRGWELEREVTNIEETFLTRSGVSSTTSPQMKSSAAVPSNSIKSDSVWAECGGDPDFLANCYESDKSPSLLPRSSNRENNEEEGDEDEDTALFLRQRRRQTAWRRSQTNLASPCRSCGTSCRRGMNSRPKCSCYRKSWHITKVRSLRMTPAPFFVLHLLRHAPVPPISLNQELDACSSLP; this is encoded by the exons ATGGAAACCTGCGTTATGTCAGCGCTGGACAGACCCGCGGCGGAGCTGACCGTTATGGATGTGTACGACATAGCGGCGGTGCTCGGACAGGAGTTTGAGCGGATCATCGATAGGTTTGGGTGCGAGTCTCTGGTCGGGGTGGTGCCCAAAGTGTTGCGGGtcctggagctgctggaggcgCTGGTGAGCCGGGGAGCCGCCAGACAGGAGGCCGAGGAGCTGCGGAGGGAGCTGGATAGGCTGCGTCAGGAGCGGAGCGACAGATACAAGCAGGAGAGGAAGCACCagaag GAATTGGAGCTGGTGGAGGATGTGTTGAGAGGAGAAGTCCAGGACCTGCTCTCTCAAATCGCTCAGCTTCAGGCAGAGAACAAAAGGCTGTTAGTGAGCCTGTCTCTCCAAGAGTCCCCGGTCACAGAGGAAGACCTGCAGAAACAGGAGG GAATGTCAGAGAAGGAGAGGCAGGTGATGAAGAAGTTGAAAGACTTGGTGGATAAGCAGAGGGATGAAATCCGGGCTAAAGACCACGAGCTGACACTGAAAAACGAGGATGTTGAGGCG CTCCAGATGCAGCAGCATCGGCTCATAAGAATCAACCAGGACCTTCGTCACAGGATAGGAGTGATGGAGGCTCAGGGCAAGGCACTGATCCAGCAGAGGGCTGAGCTGGAAGCTGCAGCCCAGGCACAGCAGCAGGAGTTGGGGGCTCTGCAGCTGGAGGTCACGAGGCTGAGAAAGGAGCTCCGGGGGTGGGAACTGGAGAGAGAGGTCACTAACATAGAAGAAACCTTTCTTACCAGATCTGGGGTGTCATCAACTACATCACCACAGATGAAg TCTTCAGCAGCAGTACCATCTAACTCCATCAAATCAGATTCAGTGTGGGCGGAGTGTGGAGGGGACCCTGACTTCCTGGCGAACTGCTATGAGAGTGACAAGAGTCCTTCCCTTCTCCCGAGGTCTtccaacagagaaaataatgagGAAGAGGGTGACGAAGATGAGGACACAGCATTGTTTCTG aggcagaggaggagacagacagcCTGGAGGAGGAGTCAGACAAACCTCGCTTCACCCTGCAGGAGCTGCGGGACGTCCTGCAGGAGAGGAATGAACTCAAGGCCCAAGTGTTCGTGCTACAGGAAGAGCTGGCATATTACAAAAG TGAGGAGTTTGAGGATGACGCCAGCTCCATTTTTTGTACTCCATCTCCTCCGCCATGCTCCAGTTCCACCGATAAGCCTGAATCAGGAATTAGACGCTT GCTCTTCACTGCCATAA
- the LOC122875972 gene encoding RILP-like protein 1 isoform X5 — METCVMSALDRPAAELTVMDVYDIAAVLGQEFERIIDRFGCESLVGVVPKVLRVLELLEALVSRGAARQEAEELRRELDRLRQERSDRYKQERKHQKELELVEDVLRGEVQDLLSQIAQLQAENKRLLVSLSLQESPVTEEDLQKQEGMSEKERQVMKKLKDLVDKQRDEIRAKDHELTLKNEDVEALQMQQHRLIRINQDLRHRIGVMEAQGKALIQQRAELEAAAQAQQQELGALQLEVTRLRKELRGWELEREVTNIEETFLTRSGVSSTTSPQMKCLSGCFVSPIQSSAAVPSNSIKSDSVWAECGGDPDFLANCYESDKSPSLLPRSSNRENNEEEGDEDEDTALFLRQRRRQTAWRRSQTNLASPCRSCGTSCRRGMNSRPKCSCYRKSWHITKVRSLRMTPAPFFVLHLLRHAPVPPISLNQELDACSSLP; from the exons ATGGAAACCTGCGTTATGTCAGCGCTGGACAGACCCGCGGCGGAGCTGACCGTTATGGATGTGTACGACATAGCGGCGGTGCTCGGACAGGAGTTTGAGCGGATCATCGATAGGTTTGGGTGCGAGTCTCTGGTCGGGGTGGTGCCCAAAGTGTTGCGGGtcctggagctgctggaggcgCTGGTGAGCCGGGGAGCCGCCAGACAGGAGGCCGAGGAGCTGCGGAGGGAGCTGGATAGGCTGCGTCAGGAGCGGAGCGACAGATACAAGCAGGAGAGGAAGCACCagaag GAATTGGAGCTGGTGGAGGATGTGTTGAGAGGAGAAGTCCAGGACCTGCTCTCTCAAATCGCTCAGCTTCAGGCAGAGAACAAAAGGCTGTTAGTGAGCCTGTCTCTCCAAGAGTCCCCGGTCACAGAGGAAGACCTGCAGAAACAGGAGG GAATGTCAGAGAAGGAGAGGCAGGTGATGAAGAAGTTGAAAGACTTGGTGGATAAGCAGAGGGATGAAATCCGGGCTAAAGACCACGAGCTGACACTGAAAAACGAGGATGTTGAGGCG CTCCAGATGCAGCAGCATCGGCTCATAAGAATCAACCAGGACCTTCGTCACAGGATAGGAGTGATGGAGGCTCAGGGCAAGGCACTGATCCAGCAGAGGGCTGAGCTGGAAGCTGCAGCCCAGGCACAGCAGCAGGAGTTGGGGGCTCTGCAGCTGGAGGTCACGAGGCTGAGAAAGGAGCTCCGGGGGTGGGAACTGGAGAGAGAGGTCACTAACATAGAAGAAACCTTTCTTACCAGATCTGGGGTGTCATCAACTACATCACCACAGATGAAg TGCCTAAGTGGATGTTTTGTGTCACCAATCCAGTCTTCAGCAGCAGTACCATCTAACTCCATCAAATCAGATTCAGTGTGGGCGGAGTGTGGAGGGGACCCTGACTTCCTGGCGAACTGCTATGAGAGTGACAAGAGTCCTTCCCTTCTCCCGAGGTCTtccaacagagaaaataatgagGAAGAGGGTGACGAAGATGAGGACACAGCATTGTTTCTG aggcagaggaggagacagacagcCTGGAGGAGGAGTCAGACAAACCTCGCTTCACCCTGCAGGAGCTGCGGGACGTCCTGCAGGAGAGGAATGAACTCAAGGCCCAAGTGTTCGTGCTACAGGAAGAGCTGGCATATTACAAAAG TGAGGAGTTTGAGGATGACGCCAGCTCCATTTTTTGTACTCCATCTCCTCCGCCATGCTCCAGTTCCACCGATAAGCCTGAATCAGGAATTAGACGCTT GCTCTTCACTGCCATAA